The genomic segment AACCCGCAGGCCGTCCTGGTCTCCGGGGAGCGGACGGCGACCGCCTGGCTGCGCCGGTTGCGTGGACCGCTGCGCCGACCGAGCTGGGCCACCGCCTACCAGAACCGGCTGGACGACCTCTACTCACGGCTGGACTCGAAGGCCAACATTCCCAGTGGCGCGGTTCTGCCGCAGAAGGCCGAGTTCATCCTCGGCTACCACCAGCAGCGGGCGTCGATGCGCGCCGAGCGGATCGCCGCCGCGAACAACAAGGCCAAGACCGACCTTCCCCCACCACTTGACGAGCAGCAGCCCGCAGCCGAGGCATCTGAAGGAGACGCCGAATGACCGCCCACCTGGACCCCACCCGCCGCCACGACGCGGTGCTGCTGTTCGACGTCTCAGACGGCAACCCCAACGGCGACCCGGACGCCGGCAACCAGCCGCGCACCGACGACGAGACCAGCCAGGGCCTGGTCACCGACGTCGCCCTCAAGCGCAAGATCCGCGACACCGTGTCGCTGCTGCGGGGAGACGACCCCCGCTACGGCATCTTCGTCGAGGCCGGGCACGCCCTGAACACACGCATCGAGGCGGGTCTGAAGGCCAACCCGGGCAAGGCCGACGCCGCGCAGCAGTGGCTCTGCGAGCACTACTTCGATGTACGGATGTTCGGCGCCGTGCTGAGCACCGGCAAGGGCGGCGGCGCCGGCCAGGTCCGCGGCCCGCTCCAGCTCACCTTCGGCCGCAGCATCGACCCGATCCTGCCCACCGACCACGCGATCACCCGGGTCACCCAGACCCGCCAGGAGGACATCGACAAGGGCGAGCGGACCGAGATGGGCTCGAAGTGGACAGTGCCCTACGGCCTGTACCGGGCGCACGCCTACTTCTCCGCCCCCCGGGCCGCCAAGACCGGGGTGACGTCCGACGACCTGGCCGCCCTGTGGCAGGCCATCACCCTGATGTTCGACCACGACCGGTCCGCCACCCGGGGCGAGATGAAGCTCTGCGGCCTGTACGTCTTCAGCCATCCGGACGCCCTCGGCGTCCAGCCCGCCGCCGCCCTGACCGGCCGGATCAAGGTCGTACGCACGAACACGGAGAAGGCCGCCCGCAGCCACACCGACTACACCCGCACCGTCGACAACTCACCGCTACCGGACGGCATCGAACTCACCAAAGTCGTCGACCTCTGGCCGTGACTGAGTTGACGTGGGCGGAGGGCGGAATCTGGGACGGTTCCGCCCTTCTCCAAGGCTCAGGCGACGTTGAGGTGGATGTTGCCGATGCGAGCGACAACGTCCAAGTGACCGCCGAGCCCGGTGACGTAGGAGCGAAGGGTCTCCAAGCTGGTGACCTCGCCGTTCTCGATCTGGCTGATCCTGGCCTGAGTAAGTCCGGCGGCCTCAGCGAGCTGGGACTGGGTCATACCCAGGCTCTTGCGAATATCGGCGAGCTGAGCGCCGCTGACGGAGGCGAGCATCTGTTCCCGCATCCGGGCGCGACGGGCGACCCGTTCCTCGCTATCCCACTCTGGGTCGATGGCCCGAGCCTTGGCCTTCACATCTCGCCAGTTCGACATTTCGCTCATGCCTGCGTTTCCTTCAGCCTCATCAGGTGTTCCTCGAAGCGTTCGTCGGCCAGTGGTACCGCAGTGCGATACCACTCTCGCCATTGGCCAGATTTGTCCCCGGCGACCAGGAAGACCGCTTCACGTGCAGGATCGAACGCGAAGATCATGCGTATCTCGCTCGTGCCTGTCGAGCCTGGCCTCAGTTCCTTCATGTGGTGGAACCTGCTGCCCTTCAGTCGGTCCACCAGTGGCCTGCCCAGGGCGGGCCCGTGTTCGGCGAGCAGGTCGATGGCGTCGCCGACGAGGTCGGCGCTGGTCGGATCGTTGTGGCAGAGATCCAGAAACCATGCGTCGACGGCTGGGTGCAGATTCACGTCCCACACCTCGCCAGTATAAGCAGAACTTATATCCATGTGGGAGTCAGGAGACCAAATGCCAGAGCTCGCATGCCGCCTCGACCCGCCGACCGAGCCAGGGCCGTGACAGATGGCGGGGCGGAGAGCGGTGCCTGGGAGGTGCCGCTCTCCGCGTTGGAGCACTACGACTACTGCCACCGGCAGACGGCGCTGATCCACGTTGAGGGGGTCTGGGCGGAGAGCGCGGAGACCGTACGCGGAGATCTGAGTCATGCGGCCGTGGATCTGCCGGGCATCCAGCGGCGGGCAGGGCTGACCGTCATCCGGTCGCTGCCGGTCTGGAGCCACGAGCATGGACTCCGGGGCATCTGCGACGTGGTCGAGTTTGAGGGTAGGACGGCGACCCCCGTCGAGTACAAGGTCGGCCGCTACCAGCCGGGCGGGCCGGCCGAGCTGCAGCTCGGCGGTCAGGCGCTCTGCCTGCTCGAAGCCGGGTACGAGGTGCCGGCCGGCTACATCTACTCGGTGGCCGAACGCCGTCGCCACCCGGTCCCGATCGAGCCCGGCCTGCTGGCCCGGGTGGTGGCGGCGACTGAGGCGGTCCGCGCACTGCTGACGACGCAGACCCTGCCGCTGGCCCGGAACGACTCCCGCTGCCGCAAGTGTTCGCTGCGCGACGACTGCCTGCCCGAGGTCACCGACGGCCGAGGCTGGGCGTCGCGCGACCTGTTCACCCCTCGACCGCTGGGAAAGCTGGCGTGACCGAACTACTCAACACCCTGTACGTACAGACCCCCGGCACCAGCCTGCACCTGGAGGGCGACACGGTCCGGATCTACCACCCCGAGCAGCCCGCCCGTATGCTCCTTCCTCTGGTTCGGATCGACCATCTGGTCGTCTTCGGCGGTGTCACGGTCACCGACGACCTGCTGCTGCGCTGCGCCGACGACGGCCGCTCGATCAGTTGGGTCACCGGGATGGGCCGCTTCCGGGCCCGGCTGGGCGGGCCGACGACCGGCAACCCGCTGCTCCGGCGGGCACAGCATCAGGCCGCGGAGTCGTCCGACCGGCGGCTCGCCATCGGTGTCGCGATGGTGGCCGGGAAGATTCACAACGCCCGCCAGATGCTGCTGCGGACGGCTCGGGACACCTCGGGTCACCGCCAGACGGCGCTGCGGGCGACCGCCGAGCTGCAGGCTGAGCGGCTGTCGATGCTCGCCGCGGCGAAGGACGCGAACGAGGTGCTCGGCATCGAGGGCATCGCCGCCCGCGACTACTTCGCAGCCGTCCCCTACCTGGTGACGAACAGCAAGGACTGGCGGGCCGCCGGCCGCAACAAGAGGCCACCGACCGACCCGGTCAACTGCCTGCTCTCCTTCCTGTACGGCATGCTGCGGGTGTCCGTGCAGGGTGCGTTGGAGCAGGTCGGGCTGGATCCGTACATCGGATTCCTGCATGGCGTGCGCCCGGCGAAGCCGGCGCTGGCGCTCGACCTGATGGAGGAGTTCCGACCGCTACTTGCCGATCGGCTGGCCTTCACCCTGCTCAACCGCAAGGAGTTGGCGCTCAGCGATTTTGAGGAGCTGCCTAACGGCGCCTGCCGCCTCACGGAGAAGGGTCGCAAGGTCGTGCTGGCCGGCTGGCAGCAGAGCCGGCAGCGAACCTGGCAGCACGCCGCCCTCAAGCGCGAGGTGCCCGGGGCGCTGCTGCCGTTGGTGCAGGCCAGACTGCTGGCCCGGCACCTGCGGGGCGACCTGGCGACCTACCAGCCGTGGACGGTGAACTGATCGTGGACCTGCTCGTCACCTACGACGTGGAGACCGTGACCCCGCAGGGCCAGCAGCGGCTCCGGAAGGTCGCGAAGATCTGCGAGGCACACGGCCACCGAGTGCAGAAGTCCGTGTTCGAGGTGGTCTGCCGGGAAGCCGACAAGGTACGCCTCGTCGCGGCTCTCCAGGCGGTCATCGACCCGGTCCGCGACTCCATCCGGATCTACCGCCTGCCGGCCGGCGCACTCGACAACGTCGAACACCTCGGCCGCGGACGTCAGGTCGACCCACGCGGCCCGTTCGTGATCTAGGAACCTCCGGCGACCACGAAAACGCCGCAGGTTCCGAACCAGAAAAACGGCATAAAATGAACCATTCGGACTTGCGAGCAGCCAGGGTAGATCGAGATCCGACTATTCTCACTGCTCGCGAACCGCTGCGCCCGGTCCCCGGACCGGGCGGCTGCGCCCGGCATCCCGACCCGGTGCGGGATGGTCTGGCCGAACACGCTGCGCCCGGTCCCCGGACCGGGCGGCTGCGCCCGGCCCGGGCGACGCCACGGACCAGGCGTGCAGGGCGCGGGCTGCGCCCGGTCCCCGGACCGGGCGGCTGCGCCCGGGCTGGTGAGCGGCCCGGTCACCGGGACGCGGCGGCTTGCTGCGCCCGGTCCCCGGACCGGGCGGCTGCGCCCGGTTGCCCTTGAGCGCCGCAATGATGCCCGCCGTGATGGCTGCGCCCGGTCCCCGGACCGGGCGGCTGCGCCCGGGACGCAGTTGGGCAGATAGGCGGCGACCCGGTCACCGGCTGCGCCCGGTCCCCGGACCGGGCGGCTGCGCCCGGTCCCCGGACCGGGCGAGGATCGCAACGGGGTATGACCGTGATTAGTGATCAGGACCGTACCGGCTGCGCCCGGTCCCCGGACCGGGCGAGGATCGCAACACCGCGTCTTGGGCGTCGGCGAGCCGCTGCGCGGCCTGCTGCGCCCGGTCCCCGGACCGGGCGAGGATCGCAACCCGCCGTCCTGCCACACCGAGAAGTCGGCGATGTGGAGCTGCGCCCGGTCCCCGGACCGGGCGAGGATCGCAACGGGGCGTGCCGGAAGCCTCGGGGCATGCCGCGGTTGCGGGCTGCGCCCGGTCCCCGGACCGGGCGAGGATCGCAACGTTGACGTCGCCCGGGCTGCCGGCGATCGGCGTCCACGAGCTGCGCCCGGTCCCCGGACCGGGCGAGGATCGCAACCGTACCCAGCACATCGGCCGGATCGGCGGCTACGGGGTGCTGCGCCCGGTCCCCGGACCGGGCGAGGATCGCAACCCGGGGGTGCCCCGGTCATGATCGTGTGGTACGTGCCGCTGCGCCCGGTCCCCGGACCGGGCGAGGATCGCAACGAGAGATGAGCATTCCCCGGTGTATACCGGCCCCCTGGGCTGCGCCCGGTCCCCGGACCGGGCCGTGGTGCCGGGTTCGCCGGCTGCGCCCGGTCCCCGGACCGGGCGAGGATCGCAACCGACTGTTCCGCGCTATTCGAGTACACCGGGCGCGGCCGGAGCTGCGCCCGGTCCCCGGACCGGGCGAGGATCGCAACATCAAGGTGGTGGGCCGGTCGTCGGCGGATGCGTCGGCGCTGTGCCCGGTCCTCGGGCCGGGCGCAGCCCGCAACCAAACCGGCAGATCTACCGGCTTGACTTGGGATCGGCGACGAAGACGCCTCGGCCGGGCGCGCCGACGACCAGGCCGCGGTCGCGAAGCAGGGCCACGGATCGGGCGGCGGTTGAGAACGAGACGGAGTACAACTCGCTGATTCCCTTGTAAGACGGCAGACGTTCGCCCGGCTGGTGCTCGCCGGACCGGATTCGGGCGGCGCGATCTCGGCGTAGGTGAGCGGGATCGCGGGCATGGCTGTCCCCTCGGGCTGGTGGCCCATCCGAGTGGGCTGGGCTCACAGGAGAACGACCAGACGGTAAGCGCCTGGTCGGACGAGCCGTTGTTCTACGGGCGCTCACGAACGTAGACGCCTTTGCCCTGATGGCCCTCGACGAGGCCCTCGCTGCGCAGGATGAGCATCACGGAGCGGATCACCTGGGTCGAGACGTCGTACTGGGCGCAGAGCTGGGAAGTTGAAGGCAGCTTCGTTCCTGGCGGCCACTCGCCGGAGTCGATCTTGGCTCGGATCTCGTTGGCGATCCGCTCATAGTACGGAGTGATCGGCATAGCGGTGCTCCTCGTCGGCACCACCATCTGATCACCAAACCACTCATGACTTCAAGTTCTTGGAATCAGGGGTTGAACTCATGATGCTACGTATCATAAGTTGGTCGCGAGGCACTCCTCGTCGGCAACGAAGGTGTCTCACCCCGGGTTCGTGCCCGGATCAGCCGGGGCGGTGCTGCTCAGGGTGGCTGTCCGCCAATCCTGCTCTCCCGAAGTGGTGCCGTCCCGGTGCTCCCAGTAGGCCGCCGTGGCCCGTGATCTCCCCCGATCGGGCCACGGCGGCGCTGACCACGCGCAGGGGAGAGGAGCACAGATGACCGGCACCACCACGCAGGCGTACGACGCCGCCTGGGTCGTCGAGCACAGCATCGACGAACTGCGGGAGGCGTACGCGCAGCTCGGGCTCGCCGTCGAGCGGGTGCGGGCGATCGCCGCCGGCTCGACGCACCCGCTGCCGGCCCGCGCCCTGGCGACCTGGGGCGACGCGCTGGCACTCACCGGCCCGGCCGGCAACCACCTGGCCGGCGGCATCGACGAGCTGCGCGCACTCCCCGGGATCGCGCCGCTGACCAGCATGGGTGACCTGGTCGCCGCGCTCACCACCGTCGCCGACCAGGTCCGGCGCACCACCACCGGCGTGGTCCGGGTACGCGAGCGGGTCGAGGCGGCCACCGCCACCCTGACCGGCGAACCCGGTCCGGCGGTCCGCGCCGCGCTCGGCCGGTGGCGGCTCGCGATCG from the Solwaraspora sp. WMMD1047 genome contains:
- the cas7c gene encoding type I-C CRISPR-associated protein Cas7/Csd2; translated protein: MTAHLDPTRRHDAVLLFDVSDGNPNGDPDAGNQPRTDDETSQGLVTDVALKRKIRDTVSLLRGDDPRYGIFVEAGHALNTRIEAGLKANPGKADAAQQWLCEHYFDVRMFGAVLSTGKGGGAGQVRGPLQLTFGRSIDPILPTDHAITRVTQTRQEDIDKGERTEMGSKWTVPYGLYRAHAYFSAPRAAKTGVTSDDLAALWQAITLMFDHDRSATRGEMKLCGLYVFSHPDALGVQPAAALTGRIKVVRTNTEKAARSHTDYTRTVDNSPLPDGIELTKVVDLWP
- a CDS encoding helix-turn-helix transcriptional regulator → MSEMSNWRDVKAKARAIDPEWDSEERVARRARMREQMLASVSGAQLADIRKSLGMTQSQLAEAAGLTQARISQIENGEVTSLETLRSYVTGLGGHLDVVARIGNIHLNVA
- a CDS encoding type II toxin-antitoxin system RelE/ParE family toxin, whose amino-acid sequence is MNLHPAVDAWFLDLCHNDPTSADLVGDAIDLLAEHGPALGRPLVDRLKGSRFHHMKELRPGSTGTSEIRMIFAFDPAREAVFLVAGDKSGQWREWYRTAVPLADERFEEHLMRLKETQA
- the cas4 gene encoding CRISPR-associated protein Cas4; its protein translation is MTDGGAESGAWEVPLSALEHYDYCHRQTALIHVEGVWAESAETVRGDLSHAAVDLPGIQRRAGLTVIRSLPVWSHEHGLRGICDVVEFEGRTATPVEYKVGRYQPGGPAELQLGGQALCLLEAGYEVPAGYIYSVAERRRHPVPIEPGLLARVVAATEAVRALLTTQTLPLARNDSRCRKCSLRDDCLPEVTDGRGWASRDLFTPRPLGKLA
- the cas1c gene encoding type I-C CRISPR-associated endonuclease Cas1c; amino-acid sequence: MTELLNTLYVQTPGTSLHLEGDTVRIYHPEQPARMLLPLVRIDHLVVFGGVTVTDDLLLRCADDGRSISWVTGMGRFRARLGGPTTGNPLLRRAQHQAAESSDRRLAIGVAMVAGKIHNARQMLLRTARDTSGHRQTALRATAELQAERLSMLAAAKDANEVLGIEGIAARDYFAAVPYLVTNSKDWRAAGRNKRPPTDPVNCLLSFLYGMLRVSVQGALEQVGLDPYIGFLHGVRPAKPALALDLMEEFRPLLADRLAFTLLNRKELALSDFEELPNGACRLTEKGRKVVLAGWQQSRQRTWQHAALKREVPGALLPLVQARLLARHLRGDLATYQPWTVN
- the cas2 gene encoding CRISPR-associated endonuclease Cas2, whose translation is MDGELIVDLLVTYDVETVTPQGQQRLRKVAKICEAHGHRVQKSVFEVVCREADKVRLVAALQAVIDPVRDSIRIYRLPAGALDNVEHLGRGRQVDPRGPFVI
- a CDS encoding winged helix-turn-helix domain-containing protein; amino-acid sequence: MVVPTRSTAMPITPYYERIANEIRAKIDSGEWPPGTKLPSTSQLCAQYDVSTQVIRSVMLILRSEGLVEGHQGKGVYVRERP